The following are from one region of the Pseudohongiella spirulinae genome:
- a CDS encoding polyprenyl synthetase family protein, protein MQADLNDFFLLTRQRCEQTLDMALQNLPAMPVRLTEAMRYSALAGGKRIRPCLTYAAANALGAEISIADIPAAAIEMMHCYSLIHDDLPAMDNDDLRRGKPTVHKAFDEATAILAGDALQCLAFQIISEQQQFNAQTTCRMLSVLASAGGCSGMIAGQGIDLAAVGKGLSLAELEIMHQLKTGALISAAVELGALAAGCTDSRTLAALATYARSIGLAFQVQDDILDVTSDTQTLGKTQGADVALNKPTYVSLLGLAGAREKADQLVKDALQALEQLPGETQTLADIATYITDRRH, encoded by the coding sequence ATGCAGGCAGACCTGAACGATTTTTTTCTGCTGACCCGGCAACGCTGTGAGCAGACTCTCGACATGGCTCTGCAGAATCTGCCAGCCATGCCGGTGCGGCTGACCGAGGCGATGCGCTACAGCGCTCTGGCTGGCGGCAAACGCATCCGGCCCTGTCTGACTTACGCGGCCGCAAACGCACTGGGCGCAGAAATCTCCATCGCCGATATACCTGCGGCGGCCATTGAGATGATGCATTGTTACTCATTGATCCACGATGACTTGCCGGCCATGGATAACGACGATCTGCGCCGAGGTAAACCCACCGTCCACAAAGCGTTTGATGAAGCCACCGCTATCCTGGCCGGTGATGCACTGCAATGCCTGGCCTTCCAGATAATAAGTGAGCAGCAGCAATTCAACGCTCAAACCACTTGCCGTATGTTATCGGTGCTGGCTTCGGCCGGGGGCTGCAGTGGAATGATTGCCGGCCAGGGCATAGATCTGGCCGCTGTTGGTAAAGGCTTGTCGCTTGCTGAACTCGAGATCATGCATCAATTGAAAACCGGCGCACTGATCAGCGCCGCAGTTGAATTGGGTGCCCTGGCAGCCGGCTGCACTGATTCCCGGACTCTGGCAGCGCTGGCAACTTATGCCCGCAGCATCGGACTGGCTTTTCAGGTTCAGGATGACATACTGGACGTCACCAGTGACACACAAACGCTGGGTAAAACCCAGGGTGCTGACGTGGCCTTGAATAAACCGACATACGTGAGCCTGCTGGGATTGGCCGGTGCCCGTGAAAAGGCCGACCAACTGGTTAAAGATGCATTGCAGGCCCTTGAACAATTACCTGGTGAGACACAAACCCTGGCTGACATTGCAACTTATATTACGGACCGACGTCACTAA
- a CDS encoding exodeoxyribonuclease VII small subunit: protein MAQDKAPDFEETLTELEALVSRMEEGQMGLEESLAAFEKGINLTRECQQALQQAELKVQILTNADSEPPQTDVLLTTPGNL from the coding sequence ATGGCTCAGGACAAAGCGCCGGATTTTGAAGAGACGCTGACAGAGCTGGAGGCGCTGGTCTCCCGGATGGAAGAAGGGCAGATGGGTCTGGAAGAGTCACTGGCGGCATTCGAGAAAGGCATCAATCTGACCCGCGAGTGTCAGCAGGCACTTCAGCAGGCCGAGCTCAAAGTGCAGATCCTGACCAATGCGGACAGTGAACCGCCCCAGACCGACGTTCTGCTCACAACCCCCGGCAATCTCTGA
- a CDS encoding MJ1255/VC2487 family glycosyltransferase, whose translation MLRILYGVSGEGSGHSSRAMEVVRHLQDCGHVVKVVSYDRGFRNLQASFDCVAIEGLHIVSSNNKVQVFKTIWHNLRRLPIAVRRLGALRELLATFRPDVVITDFEPTCAWWARLHRVPLISLDNQHRMRYMKYDSPANLRGSRWLTELVIRLMVPKPDYALATTYFFGETKNDFTFLFPPILRREVLQCQPGAGNHFLVYVTSEFEGLLALLRRFPQYQFLVYGSSQTGKTGNLEFRPFSSEGFLQDLSSCRAVIATAGFTLISEALYLGKPYLAMPLSGQFEQQLNAICLEELGCGMNASRMSVRVLSEFMSNLAVYAEASQQYALDNRLSDIAQANSGILGKLDELLSGLQPVSPARRALAATE comes from the coding sequence ATGCTGCGAATTCTGTATGGCGTCTCCGGCGAAGGGTCGGGCCATTCCTCGCGTGCCATGGAAGTTGTCCGGCATCTGCAGGATTGCGGGCATGTGGTTAAGGTTGTCAGTTATGACCGCGGTTTCAGAAATTTGCAGGCCAGTTTTGACTGCGTGGCGATCGAAGGTCTGCATATAGTCAGCAGCAATAATAAGGTTCAGGTGTTCAAGACTATCTGGCACAACCTGCGCCGCTTGCCAATCGCTGTCCGACGTCTGGGTGCGCTGCGTGAGCTGCTTGCCACTTTCCGACCGGATGTGGTGATTACCGATTTCGAACCGACATGCGCCTGGTGGGCCCGATTGCATCGCGTGCCATTGATCAGTCTGGATAATCAGCATCGCATGCGTTACATGAAATATGATTCGCCCGCTAATCTGCGCGGCTCACGCTGGCTGACAGAGCTGGTAATTCGCCTGATGGTTCCAAAGCCGGATTATGCCCTGGCAACCACTTACTTTTTCGGCGAGACCAAAAATGATTTCACCTTTCTGTTTCCGCCGATTCTGCGAAGAGAGGTACTGCAATGCCAGCCAGGCGCTGGCAATCATTTTCTGGTTTATGTGACCAGCGAATTCGAGGGGTTGTTAGCATTGTTGCGGCGATTTCCGCAATACCAGTTTCTTGTTTATGGCAGTTCGCAGACCGGAAAGACTGGCAATCTCGAATTCAGGCCGTTCAGCAGTGAGGGATTTCTGCAGGACCTGTCGTCTTGCCGTGCCGTAATCGCCACGGCCGGGTTTACATTGATCAGCGAGGCACTTTATCTGGGTAAACCCTATCTGGCGATGCCGCTGTCAGGCCAGTTTGAGCAGCAACTGAATGCCATCTGTCTGGAAGAGCTGGGTTGTGGCATGAATGCCAGCCGTATGAGCGTGAGGGTGCTGAGTGAGTTTATGAGCAACCTGGCTGTGTATGCTGAAGCCAGTCAACAGTACGCCCTCGATAATCGCCTGTCGGACATCGCACAGGCCAACTCGGGCATTCTGGGTAAACTGGATGAGTTGTTGTCGGGGTTGCAGCCTGTCAGTCCTGCGCGCCGTGCTCTTGCAGCCACTGAATAA
- a CDS encoding putative bifunctional diguanylate cyclase/phosphodiesterase — protein sequence MSISSIKRSALTIALIYLISGSLWIIFSDRLPLPEVQGNPVSLVAFQTAKGLFYVMATSVMLYWLSIHALKRQRSIQEKAWQTEHQLIAERQQLAYFDTLTGLPNRLQLIEALQHAVHSPDHTDHPLALLYIDLDDFKSVNDSLGHNAGDELLRAVSSRLTSVRRPGDLLARLGGDEFAIMARKINNAHDVHIICHQILQALAAPFTIHNGRQIFVEACIGASLYPADARSEEALMRNADTAMYRAKHSGRNRYVMYEASMSKQVRQQLDMETSLRQAVALEALELHFQPKVDCASGKYLGAEALLRWPQPDGRYIAPAEFIPLAERTGLIIPIGDLVLEASCKMLRQCLDSGLQPCSIAVNISLKQFRGRSAALEQSISTALSRWHVPPQLLSLEITESALMENPAEAAASLNNIRATGITIAIDDFGTGFSNMMQLSQLPIDILKIDTSFTHSLGDNTPGNQVIRSVIELAHRLKLKTVAEGVETEQQWQILKDMGCDHLQGYLFSRPLKDEDFIQWLQEHGAQD from the coding sequence ATGTCTATCAGCAGTATCAAACGCAGCGCGCTGACCATAGCCCTTATCTATCTGATCAGCGGCTCTCTATGGATCATTTTCAGCGACCGGCTACCCTTACCTGAGGTGCAGGGAAACCCGGTCAGCCTCGTGGCATTTCAGACCGCGAAAGGTCTGTTTTACGTGATGGCCACCTCGGTCATGCTTTATTGGCTGAGCATACACGCACTGAAACGACAGCGCAGTATTCAGGAGAAAGCGTGGCAGACAGAACATCAATTGATTGCCGAGCGCCAGCAGCTTGCCTACTTTGATACGCTGACCGGACTGCCCAACCGGCTGCAGCTCATCGAAGCACTGCAGCATGCAGTGCACAGCCCGGATCACACTGACCACCCGCTGGCCTTGCTGTATATCGACCTGGATGATTTTAAAAGCGTCAATGACAGCCTCGGCCACAATGCTGGTGATGAGCTGCTAAGGGCTGTAAGCAGCCGCCTCACCTCAGTCAGACGTCCCGGCGATTTACTGGCAAGACTTGGCGGTGATGAATTCGCCATCATGGCCAGAAAAATCAACAATGCTCACGACGTGCACATCATCTGCCACCAGATTCTGCAGGCACTTGCAGCGCCTTTCACCATCCATAATGGCAGACAGATATTCGTTGAAGCCTGCATAGGTGCCAGCCTGTATCCTGCTGACGCGCGTAGCGAAGAAGCCCTGATGCGAAACGCCGACACGGCGATGTATCGTGCCAAGCACAGCGGCCGCAACCGCTACGTCATGTACGAAGCCAGCATGAGCAAGCAGGTGCGACAGCAACTGGATATGGAAACATCCTTGCGCCAGGCTGTCGCGCTGGAAGCACTGGAGCTGCACTTTCAACCCAAAGTTGACTGTGCGTCCGGAAAATACCTGGGAGCCGAGGCGCTGCTGCGTTGGCCGCAGCCCGATGGTCGCTATATAGCGCCCGCGGAATTTATACCGTTAGCGGAGCGAACCGGACTGATCATTCCGATTGGCGACCTTGTTCTGGAAGCATCATGCAAAATGCTCCGTCAATGCCTGGATAGCGGCCTGCAACCCTGCAGCATTGCAGTCAACATCTCCCTCAAACAATTTCGCGGACGCAGTGCTGCACTGGAGCAGAGCATAAGCACCGCACTGAGCCGCTGGCATGTGCCACCGCAATTGTTAAGCCTTGAAATTACCGAATCTGCATTAATGGAGAACCCGGCGGAAGCGGCGGCAAGCCTTAACAATATCCGGGCCACCGGCATCACTATCGCCATTGATGACTTTGGCACGGGGTTCTCCAACATGATGCAACTGTCACAACTGCCGATTGACATCCTGAAGATTGATACCAGCTTTACCCACTCACTGGGTGATAACACGCCGGGCAATCAGGTTATACGCTCAGTCATCGAACTGGCGCATCGCCTGAAACTCAAAACGGTAGCAGAGGGCGTGGAAACCGAACAACAATGGCAAATCCTCAAGGATATGGGCTGCGATCATCTGCAGGGTTACTTGTTCTCACGCCCTCTCAAAGATGAAGATTTTATTCAGTGGCTGCAAGAGCACGGCGCGCAGGACTGA
- a CDS encoding 2OG-Fe(II) oxygenase: protein MLTDVVLDQIAEDLSQQSWSVQTDAIPEEFLIALREQLLHMNQQDFQLAGIGRSQDHMLAPSIRRDKVRWIEGETPAERLWLEWAAHLQRGLNRRLFMGLFSFESHFAHYRPGDFYKKHFDAFRPDGLERGARRELSLVVYLNPDWIDGDGGELVLFDPRSDGEICRIHPQYGTVVVFLSTEVPHEVLPAGRDRYSIAGWFRLNGSLAERPDPPR, encoded by the coding sequence ATGCTTACCGATGTTGTTCTTGATCAGATTGCCGAAGACCTGTCGCAACAATCCTGGAGCGTTCAGACAGACGCCATTCCTGAAGAGTTTTTGATAGCGCTGCGCGAGCAGTTGCTGCACATGAATCAGCAAGACTTTCAGTTGGCAGGCATTGGTCGTAGTCAGGATCACATGCTGGCCCCTTCCATACGTCGGGATAAAGTGCGCTGGATTGAGGGCGAAACACCCGCCGAACGTCTGTGGCTGGAATGGGCTGCGCATCTGCAGCGTGGCTTGAATCGGCGTCTGTTTATGGGCTTGTTTTCATTTGAGTCACATTTTGCGCATTATCGCCCGGGCGACTTTTACAAAAAGCACTTTGACGCATTCCGCCCTGACGGTCTGGAACGTGGCGCGCGGCGCGAACTGTCCCTTGTTGTTTATCTGAATCCGGACTGGATTGACGGCGATGGTGGGGAACTGGTGTTGTTTGATCCCCGGAGTGACGGCGAAATTTGCCGTATTCACCCGCAATATGGGACTGTGGTGGTTTTTTTGAGCACGGAAGTGCCACACGAAGTACTGCCAGCCGGGCGCGATCGATACAGTATCGCTGGATGGTTCAGGCTGAATGGCAGTCTTGCAGAGCGTCCGGACCCGCCTCGCTGA
- a CDS encoding alpha/beta hydrolase family protein, producing the protein MLWPLRTEDQAMLQNLQNRYSRYLLLLFTVVWLSACASGQAPSGGSSPEELTRNGPYEIRSYIGFEYPAEYLRATIYYPLNVDRPVGGIAISPGFTQLQRHNNWWGARLASHGYAVLVLDTNDLRDRPEQRAEALFAGIRTLRQENARGESPLYQQLDNDRMAVMGHSMGGGGALLAAQKYGDQLKAAIPYTPWQPDADFSGITIPTLIFGGEDDRIAPVADHARIHFDSLPDTTEKVYLEVAGGDHFIANNQSGHLHGMLGKYALAWLKLHLDGDESYRDMLYGNMPTSDRQQFSRVNN; encoded by the coding sequence ATGCTCTGGCCACTTCGCACTGAGGATCAGGCCATGTTGCAGAATTTGCAAAATCGCTATTCACGTTACTTATTATTGCTATTCACAGTCGTTTGGCTGAGTGCCTGTGCCAGCGGGCAGGCACCTTCGGGTGGCAGCTCGCCGGAGGAGCTGACCCGCAATGGCCCTTATGAGATTCGTTCCTACATCGGCTTTGAATATCCGGCCGAGTATTTGCGCGCCACGATTTATTATCCGCTGAATGTTGACCGACCGGTGGGCGGCATTGCCATATCGCCGGGTTTTACGCAATTACAGCGACACAATAACTGGTGGGGAGCGCGCCTTGCCTCTCATGGTTACGCGGTTCTGGTGCTCGACACCAATGATTTGCGTGATCGTCCTGAACAGCGCGCCGAAGCATTGTTTGCCGGCATCCGGACATTGCGCCAAGAGAATGCCCGAGGCGAAAGCCCGCTTTACCAGCAACTGGACAATGACAGAATGGCCGTCATGGGACACTCGATGGGTGGTGGTGGCGCCCTGCTGGCTGCCCAGAAGTATGGTGATCAGCTAAAGGCCGCCATTCCCTACACGCCGTGGCAACCGGATGCAGATTTCAGCGGTATCACCATACCCACTCTGATATTCGGTGGGGAAGACGACCGCATTGCGCCCGTAGCCGATCACGCACGAATTCATTTTGACAGCCTTCCCGACACAACCGAAAAGGTCTATCTGGAAGTTGCCGGTGGAGATCACTTTATCGCCAACAATCAGTCCGGGCACCTTCACGGCATGCTGGGCAAGTACGCCCTGGCCTGGCTGAAACTGCATCTGGACGGGGACGAGAGTTATCGCGATATGTTGTATGGGAACATGCCGACCAGCGACCGTCAGCAGTTTTCACGAGTCAATAACTGA
- a CDS encoding DUF6152 family protein, producing MKMKLLVAAVAVVGGIAAMGVKTPATAHHAFSAEFDANLPVALRGPITRVEWINPHSWIHLRHTNEDGSEQAWMAEGGTPNTLLRRGITRNSLQIGTEIVVTGYQSKDRLCTPACRANGRDITFPDGRKLFMGSSGIGAPQDGSDPDER from the coding sequence ATGAAAATGAAACTGCTTGTAGCTGCTGTAGCAGTCGTTGGTGGCATTGCTGCCATGGGTGTAAAAACGCCGGCAACCGCACACCACGCGTTTTCCGCAGAATTTGACGCCAACCTGCCGGTTGCGCTGCGTGGTCCGATTACCCGGGTAGAGTGGATTAACCCACACTCCTGGATCCACCTGCGCCACACCAATGAAGATGGTTCCGAGCAGGCCTGGATGGCCGAGGGTGGTACGCCGAATACCCTGCTGCGTCGCGGCATTACACGTAACTCACTGCAAATCGGTACTGAAATCGTTGTGACCGGTTACCAGAGTAAAGACCGTCTGTGTACGCCGGCCTGTCGCGCTAATGGCCGTGACATCACATTCCCGGATGGCCGTAAGTTGTTTATGGGTTCATCAGGTATCGGTGCGCCGCAGGACGGTTCAGATCCGGACGAGCGGTAA
- a CDS encoding HupE/UreJ family protein yields the protein MHTRRLVLLLTAQLLPALALVLPVLALAHNIAGGDASFIASNAGAAPGPFMYLGAKHMVSGYDHLLFLAGVIFFLYRPIHVIQYVTLFAVGHSTTLLLGVLADIQINAYLIDSFIALSVVYKALENMGGLDRLGKWRPNTRLAVLLFGLIHGFGLATSLQELQLADEGLIVNLISFNVGVEIGQILALLFIFAFFEVWRTRNSFRQYAFISNAALMCAGFILMMYQLTAWQLNA from the coding sequence ATGCACACACGCCGGCTTGTATTGCTGCTGACGGCACAGCTTCTGCCGGCGCTGGCGCTGGTTCTGCCCGTTCTGGCGCTGGCCCATAACATTGCCGGTGGCGATGCCAGTTTTATTGCCAGCAATGCCGGGGCAGCACCGGGACCATTTATGTATCTGGGCGCGAAACACATGGTGTCAGGATACGACCACCTGTTGTTTCTGGCCGGGGTAATCTTTTTCCTGTATCGCCCGATTCACGTCATCCAGTACGTAACCCTGTTCGCGGTTGGACACAGTACAACGCTGTTACTGGGCGTGTTGGCAGACATACAGATCAACGCCTATCTGATTGACAGCTTTATCGCGCTTTCAGTGGTTTATAAAGCACTGGAGAATATGGGCGGCCTGGACAGGCTGGGCAAGTGGCGCCCGAACACACGCCTTGCGGTACTGCTGTTTGGTCTCATTCACGGCTTCGGTCTGGCCACCAGCCTCCAGGAGCTGCAGCTGGCAGATGAAGGCTTGATCGTCAATCTGATCAGCTTTAACGTCGGTGTCGAAATCGGACAGATTCTTGCCCTGTTGTTTATATTTGCTTTTTTTGAAGTCTGGCGAACCCGGAACTCATTCAGGCAGTACGCTTTTATCAGTAATGCTGCTTTGATGTGCGCCGGGTTCATCCTGATGATGTATCAGCTGACAGCCTGGCAATTGAATGCCTGA
- a CDS encoding Fe(3+) ABC transporter substrate-binding protein yields MNLFKKCAVTIALTLSALSIAQSQAAEVNIYSAREENLIKPILDRFSEQTGITVNLITAGADELTTRMELEGANTPADLLLTVDVGRLHRAKEMGLLQPVSSSVLEQRIPAKYRDSEGYWFAASLRSRVIVYDHSRVSPDQLSTYEDLADPKWRGKICIRSSSNIYNQSLTASMVAHHGVEETEQWARGLVANMARAPQGGDRDQIAAVAIGQCELAVVNTYYLAGMLNATSEAQREQAEQVSVFWPNQQDRGAHINISGAGLSRYAPNKEAAIQLMEFLVSDEAQAWYAEANNEYPVRDDVPVSDTLAAWGTFKADDLALDQLGIHNAEGVRLMDRAGWR; encoded by the coding sequence GTGAATTTATTCAAGAAGTGTGCTGTCACGATAGCGTTGACCTTGTCCGCGTTGTCAATTGCCCAGTCTCAGGCGGCGGAGGTTAATATCTATTCTGCTCGCGAAGAGAATCTGATCAAGCCAATTCTTGACAGATTTTCTGAGCAGACCGGCATCACTGTGAATCTGATTACAGCAGGGGCCGACGAGCTGACCACCCGTATGGAGCTGGAAGGTGCCAATACCCCGGCTGATCTGCTGCTGACAGTGGATGTGGGGCGTCTGCACCGGGCCAAAGAGATGGGCTTGCTGCAGCCTGTGTCCTCGTCGGTGCTCGAACAGCGGATTCCTGCCAAGTATCGGGACAGTGAGGGTTACTGGTTTGCTGCCTCCCTGCGCTCGCGAGTGATTGTTTATGATCATTCGCGGGTGTCCCCTGATCAGTTGTCGACTTATGAAGACCTGGCTGACCCCAAGTGGCGTGGCAAGATCTGCATTCGATCCTCTTCAAATATCTACAATCAGTCATTGACGGCATCCATGGTTGCTCATCATGGTGTTGAAGAAACTGAGCAGTGGGCGCGTGGCCTGGTGGCCAATATGGCGCGTGCCCCGCAGGGTGGTGACCGCGATCAGATTGCTGCGGTGGCAATTGGGCAATGTGAGCTGGCGGTAGTCAATACCTACTATCTGGCAGGTATGCTGAACGCCACCAGTGAGGCGCAGCGCGAGCAGGCAGAACAGGTATCGGTTTTCTGGCCCAATCAGCAGGATCGCGGAGCACATATCAATATCAGTGGCGCCGGCTTGAGCCGTTACGCACCGAACAAAGAAGCGGCCATTCAGTTAATGGAGTTTCTGGTCAGCGATGAAGCTCAGGCCTGGTATGCCGAGGCAAACAATGAGTACCCGGTTCGTGACGATGTGCCAGTCAGCGATACACTGGCAGCCTGGGGTACATTCAAGGCCGATGATCTTGCCTTGGATCAGTTGGGTATTCATAATGCCGAGGGCGTTCGCCTGATGGACAGGGCAGGATGGCGGTAA
- a CDS encoding ABC transporter permease, with protein sequence MTRQIVFLRKIREQSALISIIALCLLLSVPILTVVASVGSGSDGVWQHLSDTLLWTYIGQSLTLMLGVGVLVLILGVVPAWLVTMTRFPGSRILEWALVLPLAMPAYIIAYTYTGMLDVTGPVQAFIRDTFDLRFGDYWFPQIRSLSGAVTMLSLVLYPYVYLLSRMAFLEQSVCVLEVSRTLGAGPWRAFLRVAVPLARPAIIAGLALVLMETLADYGTVQYFGLSTFTTGIFRTWFGMGSSTAAAQLSALLMLFILVLVVTEQWSRNKAKYHHTSTKYSRLPQIRLQGGRLFLALLCCGLPVLLGFLIPFLQLAWWAWDTRDIVDFSAFSQLISNSLKLAGTAAVIALLLGLAISYAKRLQPGVPMRAAVRILSMGYAIPGTVIAVGVLIPFTWFDNTLDGWLQRQFDVSSGLLLSGTLVAVMFAYVVRFLPVSMNTLDAGLGKIKPSMDDVGRSMGLGAWQILRRVHIPMLRGSLLTASLLVFVDVLKELPATLILRPFNFNTLAIRTYELANQERLTEAAASALMIVLAGIIPVIIISLSISASRPGHDSRSANQ encoded by the coding sequence TTGACACGACAGATCGTATTTCTGAGAAAGATTCGGGAACAAAGCGCACTGATCAGTATCATTGCGCTTTGTTTGCTTTTGAGTGTGCCGATTCTGACTGTTGTTGCCTCCGTAGGTAGCGGCAGTGACGGGGTATGGCAGCATCTGAGTGATACCTTGTTATGGACATACATCGGGCAATCGCTGACCCTGATGTTGGGTGTCGGCGTGCTGGTCCTGATCCTGGGTGTGGTGCCCGCCTGGCTGGTCACCATGACGCGTTTCCCCGGTAGCCGGATTCTTGAATGGGCGCTGGTTTTGCCGCTCGCCATGCCCGCCTACATCATTGCGTATACCTACACGGGCATGCTGGACGTAACGGGCCCAGTGCAGGCGTTTATTCGCGATACATTTGATTTACGTTTTGGTGATTACTGGTTCCCTCAGATTCGTTCGCTGAGTGGTGCTGTGACGATGTTGTCGCTGGTGCTTTACCCATACGTCTATTTGCTGTCCCGCATGGCCTTCCTTGAGCAATCCGTCTGTGTGCTGGAGGTTTCCAGAACGCTGGGTGCAGGCCCATGGCGGGCTTTCTTGCGAGTCGCGGTCCCATTGGCACGACCGGCGATTATCGCCGGCCTGGCATTGGTATTGATGGAAACCCTGGCCGATTACGGTACCGTACAGTATTTTGGTTTATCAACGTTTACGACCGGTATATTCAGGACCTGGTTTGGCATGGGCAGCTCTACGGCGGCTGCGCAACTGTCAGCACTGTTGATGCTGTTTATTCTGGTGCTGGTGGTGACCGAGCAGTGGTCACGCAATAAGGCGAAATACCACCATACCAGCACCAAATATTCACGTCTGCCGCAAATCCGCTTGCAAGGTGGTCGCCTGTTCCTGGCCTTACTGTGTTGTGGTTTGCCGGTATTGCTGGGTTTCCTTATCCCGTTTCTGCAACTTGCCTGGTGGGCATGGGACACTCGCGACATCGTCGATTTCTCGGCTTTCAGCCAGTTGATCAGTAACAGCCTGAAGCTGGCCGGCACGGCGGCCGTTATCGCTCTGTTACTGGGTTTGGCGATCAGCTACGCGAAACGACTGCAACCTGGAGTGCCCATGCGAGCCGCTGTGCGGATATTGAGCATGGGATACGCGATTCCGGGGACCGTGATCGCCGTGGGGGTGCTGATTCCGTTTACCTGGTTTGACAATACACTGGATGGCTGGTTGCAGCGGCAATTTGATGTATCGTCCGGGCTACTGCTCAGCGGGACTCTTGTCGCGGTGATGTTTGCCTACGTTGTACGGTTTTTGCCGGTGTCCATGAATACGCTGGATGCCGGTCTGGGCAAAATCAAACCCAGTATGGACGACGTAGGCCGTTCGATGGGGCTGGGCGCCTGGCAGATTCTGCGGCGGGTACATATTCCCATGTTGCGTGGCAGTCTGCTGACAGCCTCATTGCTGGTGTTTGTGGACGTGTTGAAAGAATTGCCGGCCACCTTGATATTGAGGCCCTTTAATTTTAATACATTGGCTATCAGAACCTATGAACTGGCTAACCAGGAGCGGCTGACCGAAGCCGCCGCCTCGGCGCTGATGATTGTTCTTGCCGGCATCATTCCTGTTATCATCATCAGTTTATCCATTTCTGCATCACGACCGGGTCATGACTCACGCTCTGCAAATCAATAA
- a CDS encoding ABC transporter ATP-binding protein: protein MTHALQINNISVALEGTPIVHAISLKLKEGDIGCLLGPSGCGKTTLLRAIAGFEAVTGGEVIIGGEVVSRAGHQLPVERRQVGMVFQDYALFPHLNIRDNIAFGLNGWKAADKQKRVQELAQLLHIGELLDAYPHRLSGGQQQRVAIARAMAPRPRILLLDEPFASLDVELREEIAREIREVLKQDGITTILVSHNQLEAFAMADEIGVMRAGQLLQWSSAFDLYHEPQSAYVADFVGEGVFLPGTVIDTLSVSTELGVLHTDEDLPYASGELVSVLIRPDDVIHDDDSHSTAKVLEKAFRGSVFLYTLELDSGARILSLVPSHHAHAKGSAIGIRVEMDHLVVFPVEAETPPER, encoded by the coding sequence ATGACTCACGCTCTGCAAATCAATAATATTTCCGTGGCACTGGAAGGCACACCCATTGTGCACGCCATTTCCCTGAAATTGAAAGAAGGGGATATCGGTTGCCTGTTGGGACCCAGCGGCTGTGGTAAAACAACCCTGCTGCGCGCCATTGCCGGATTTGAGGCTGTCACGGGAGGTGAGGTCATCATTGGTGGTGAAGTGGTGAGCAGGGCCGGACATCAGTTGCCGGTGGAAAGGCGTCAGGTCGGCATGGTGTTTCAGGATTACGCGCTGTTTCCGCATTTAAACATTCGCGACAATATTGCATTTGGCCTGAATGGCTGGAAGGCTGCAGATAAACAGAAACGCGTGCAGGAGCTGGCGCAATTGCTGCACATTGGCGAGCTGTTGGATGCCTATCCGCATCGGCTGTCAGGTGGGCAGCAACAACGTGTGGCGATAGCCAGAGCCATGGCACCGCGTCCGCGTATTCTGCTGCTCGATGAGCCCTTTGCCAGTCTGGACGTGGAGTTGCGAGAGGAGATTGCCCGGGAAATTCGTGAGGTCCTGAAACAGGATGGCATTACCACGATTCTGGTCAGTCATAATCAACTGGAAGCCTTTGCGATGGCCGATGAAATCGGTGTCATGCGAGCTGGACAATTACTGCAGTGGAGCAGTGCGTTTGATCTTTACCACGAGCCACAGAGCGCTTATGTGGCTGATTTCGTCGGTGAGGGGGTGTTCTTGCCGGGTACAGTCATCGATACCTTGAGTGTGAGCACCGAGCTGGGTGTTCTGCATACCGACGAGGATCTGCCGTACGCTTCTGGAGAACTGGTGTCAGTTCTTATTCGCCCGGACGATGTCATTCACGATGATGATAGCCACTCCACTGCGAAAGTGTTGGAAAAAGCCTTCCGGGGTTCAGTCTTTTTGTACACGCTGGAGCTGGACAGCGGTGCCCGCATCCTGAGTCTGGTTCCCAGTCATCATGCACACGCCAAAGGTAGTGCGATCGGTATTCGTGTCGAAATGGACCATCTGGTGGTGTTTCCTGTCGAGGCGGAAACACCACCGGAACGCTGA